From the Streptomyces pluripotens genome, one window contains:
- a CDS encoding SDR family oxidoreductase, translating to MTTTGRHRGRIALVTGGSRGIGRAISRRLAAQGALVAVHYGHDHAAAERTVKEIEADGGRAFAVHAELGVVGDAATLWTAFDRELAARDAPPGLDILVNNAGITLPRTIEQVTEDDYDRVFAVNTKAPFFITQQALVRLRDGGRIVNVSSGATRIAYPAIVAYSMTKAALDHLTLSLAQHLGPRGITVNTVAPGFTETEINPTLRDPQIRQALAGASVFNRLGAPADIADVVAFLAGDDARWITGQCIDATGGVHLGL from the coding sequence GTGACCACCACGGGACGACACCGGGGCAGAATCGCCCTGGTCACCGGAGGCAGCCGGGGCATCGGCCGGGCCATCAGCCGCCGTCTGGCGGCCCAGGGGGCGCTGGTCGCCGTCCACTACGGGCACGATCACGCGGCTGCCGAGCGTACGGTCAAGGAGATCGAGGCCGACGGAGGCCGCGCGTTCGCCGTGCACGCCGAACTCGGTGTGGTGGGTGACGCAGCCACCTTGTGGACCGCCTTCGACCGCGAACTCGCCGCACGCGACGCCCCACCGGGACTCGACATCCTGGTCAACAACGCGGGGATCACCCTGCCCCGCACGATCGAACAGGTCACCGAGGACGACTACGACCGGGTCTTCGCCGTCAACACGAAGGCGCCGTTCTTCATCACCCAGCAGGCGCTCGTGCGGCTGCGGGACGGTGGCCGGATCGTCAACGTCTCGTCCGGGGCCACTCGCATCGCCTACCCGGCGATCGTGGCGTACTCGATGACCAAGGCGGCCCTGGACCACCTCACCCTCTCCCTGGCCCAGCACCTCGGCCCGCGCGGCATCACCGTGAACACCGTCGCACCCGGCTTCACCGAGACCGAGATCAACCCGACCCTGCGCGATCCGCAGATCCGGCAGGCACTCGCCGGTGCTTCCGTGTTCAACCGTCTGGGCGCCCCCGCGGACATCGCCGACGTGGTGGCCTTCCTCGCTGGCGACGACGCCCGCTGGATAACCGGACAGTGCATCGACGCGACCGGCGGCGTCCACCTCGGCCTGTGA
- a CDS encoding 2Fe-2S iron-sulfur cluster-binding protein → MTKLQTRRSGWFRLRVSRVESLLADTVAVTLHVPAELAAVFTAEPGRHVVVRHRPSGGREVRRAYSVCPPPDAPGALRLVIRRHSPDGFGVYAGTVLAPGDEVELSPPTGRFGLPATPGAHQVLIAGGTGITPLAAMAAGALRRSPSCRVSLVHAVRTSSTALLADELASLKDEFVDRFTVLYVLSRERRESGLFTGRIDRERLLRLLTLVDARADDTTAFSLCGPVGLVETARTTLAGWGVRPDRVCWEVFSAAEPDPHAPVLRGRDAPAGRVRALIGGRSTVVAMEPGDQVVLDPVLRARPEVPYACRDGVCGSCRAKVVAGSVSLGRQHALDDRDLAAGYTLACRARPRTDDITLDFDA, encoded by the coding sequence ATGACCAAGCTCCAGACCCGCCGCAGCGGCTGGTTCCGGCTCCGGGTGAGCCGCGTCGAGTCCCTGCTGGCGGACACCGTGGCGGTGACGCTGCACGTCCCCGCGGAGCTCGCCGCCGTCTTCACCGCCGAGCCCGGTCGGCATGTCGTCGTCCGGCATCGGCCGTCCGGCGGCCGAGAGGTGCGCCGGGCCTATTCGGTGTGCCCGCCGCCCGACGCCCCGGGTGCGCTGCGCCTGGTGATCCGACGCCACTCACCCGACGGCTTCGGCGTCTACGCCGGGACCGTTCTGGCACCAGGGGACGAGGTGGAACTGTCCCCACCCACCGGCCGGTTCGGGCTCCCGGCGACCCCGGGCGCTCATCAGGTACTGATCGCCGGCGGCACCGGCATCACTCCGTTGGCCGCGATGGCCGCGGGAGCACTGCGTCGCTCCCCAAGCTGCCGGGTCTCCCTGGTCCACGCGGTACGCACCTCGAGTACGGCTCTGCTGGCGGACGAACTCGCCTCCCTGAAGGACGAGTTCGTGGACCGTTTCACCGTGCTGTACGTCCTCTCGCGTGAGCGGCGGGAGAGCGGCCTGTTCACCGGCCGCATCGACCGGGAAAGGCTGCTCCGACTGCTCACCCTGGTGGACGCGCGGGCCGACGACACCACCGCGTTCAGCCTGTGCGGTCCGGTGGGGCTGGTGGAGACGGCCCGTACGACGCTCGCGGGCTGGGGAGTCCGCCCGGACCGGGTGTGCTGGGAGGTGTTCTCCGCTGCCGAGCCCGATCCCCATGCACCCGTCCTGCGAGGCCGGGACGCCCCCGCAGGACGGGTGCGGGCGCTGATCGGCGGCCGTTCGACCGTGGTCGCGATGGAGCCCGGGGACCAGGTGGTCCTCGACCCGGTGCTGCGGGCCCGGCCCGAGGTGCCGTACGCGTGCCGGGACGGCGTGTGCGGCAGCTGCCGCGCCAAGGTCGTGGCGGGCTCGGTTTCCCTGGGCCGCCAGCACGCCCTCGACGACCGGGACCTCGCGGCGGGCTACACCCTCGCGTGCCGCGCCCGCCCTCGCACCGACGACATCACCCTCGACTTCGACGCCTGA
- the paaD gene encoding 1,2-phenylacetyl-CoA epoxidase subunit PaaD: protein MTDPLPTDVVAARVCDLPDPELPVVSLGELGVIQRVSKAVDGHLEVVFTPTFLGCPALPAIAEAIAAVLAECGHPDGKVRQAAAPAWSTDRISAAGRRKLAEHGIAPPRPVNAPTPVRLGLGAPCPHCGSAATRPHSTFGPTRCQSILRCTACGETFPYLATV from the coding sequence GTGACTGATCCCCTGCCGACCGACGTGGTCGCGGCCCGCGTGTGCGACCTGCCGGACCCGGAACTGCCAGTCGTGTCACTCGGCGAACTCGGCGTGATACAGCGGGTCTCGAAAGCGGTGGACGGCCACCTGGAGGTCGTGTTCACACCCACCTTCCTCGGCTGTCCCGCCCTCCCCGCGATCGCCGAGGCGATCGCGGCTGTCCTGGCGGAGTGCGGGCACCCCGACGGCAAGGTGCGCCAGGCTGCGGCCCCGGCGTGGAGCACGGACCGCATCTCCGCGGCCGGGCGGCGCAAGCTCGCCGAGCACGGTATCGCGCCGCCCCGCCCGGTGAACGCGCCCACACCAGTACGCCTCGGTCTCGGCGCGCCCTGCCCACATTGCGGCTCCGCTGCCACCCGGCCGCACAGCACGTTCGGTCCGACCCGCTGCCAGTCGATCCTGCGCTGTACGGCGTGCGGCGAGACCTTCCCGTACCTGGCCACGGTGTGA